Proteins from a single region of Sinorhizobium alkalisoli:
- the rpoH gene encoding RNA polymerase sigma factor RpoH translates to MARNTLPTIAAGEGGLNRYLDEIRKFPMLEPQEEYMLAKRYQEHEDRGAAHKLVTSHLRLVAKIAMGYRGYGLPIGEVISEGNVGLMQAVKKFEPDRGFRLATYAMWWIKAAIQEYILRSWSLVKMGTTANQKRLFFNLRRLKGRIQALDEGDLKPEQVKEIATTLKVSEDEVVSMNRRLSGDASLNAPIKASEGDSGQWQDWLVDEHDNQEEILIEQDELDSRRALLADALKVLNDRERRIFQARRLTEDPVTLEDLSSEFDISRERVRQIEVRAFEKVQDAVRKAALDRANALRVVEGA, encoded by the coding sequence ATGGCCCGCAATACTTTGCCGACCATTGCCGCCGGAGAGGGCGGTCTAAATCGATATCTCGATGAAATCCGCAAATTTCCGATGCTGGAGCCGCAGGAAGAGTACATGCTCGCCAAGCGGTACCAGGAGCATGAGGACCGCGGTGCCGCGCACAAGCTCGTGACGAGCCATTTGCGCCTGGTCGCCAAGATCGCGATGGGCTATCGCGGCTATGGGCTGCCGATCGGCGAAGTCATATCCGAAGGCAATGTCGGCCTGATGCAGGCGGTCAAAAAGTTCGAGCCCGACCGTGGCTTCCGCCTTGCAACCTATGCGATGTGGTGGATCAAGGCGGCCATCCAGGAATACATCCTGCGCTCCTGGTCGCTCGTCAAAATGGGCACCACCGCCAACCAGAAGCGGCTGTTCTTCAATCTGCGCCGGCTGAAGGGCCGGATTCAGGCTCTCGACGAGGGCGATCTCAAGCCGGAACAGGTGAAGGAAATCGCCACGACGCTCAAAGTGAGCGAGGACGAAGTCGTTTCGATGAACCGCCGTCTGTCCGGCGACGCGTCGCTGAACGCGCCGATCAAGGCGAGCGAAGGCGACTCCGGCCAGTGGCAGGACTGGCTCGTCGACGAACACGACAATCAGGAAGAAATCCTGATCGAACAGGATGAGCTCGACAGCCGCCGCGCTTTGCTCGCCGACGCCCTGAAGGTCTTGAACGACCGTGAGCGCCGCATCTTCCAAGCCCGTCGGCTTACCGAAGACCCGGTGACGCTGGAAGATCTTTCGAGCGAGTTTGACATCAGCCGCGAACGCGTCCGCCAGATCGAAGTCCGCGCCTTCGAGAAGGTGCAGGATGCCGTCCGCAAGGCCGCGCTGGACCGCGCCAATGCGCTCCGCGTCGTCGAGGGCGCGTAA